The Rhodamnia argentea isolate NSW1041297 chromosome 7, ASM2092103v1, whole genome shotgun sequence genome contains the following window.
GTCACGCTTGGAATCATCAATGAAGAAAAGCATCATGGGTTTTCTCAACATCTCCTAGAGTGATTACTACATCGGCAACTCCATGGCCCGAGTAAAGGAGAAgactcaaaacaaaaaaaaattaaagaaaagagaaaaaaattattaaaaatctcCACATCATCGACACGTCAGCGCCAAGATGCCAAAGTttgttggatggattgaattggtaaaaatacaaaaggtttaggattcaattggcacaaaaaaaagggtttaggactaaattggtacaaattaaaaagttgaggactggattggcaaacttaaaaggcttaagactgaattgacaaaaatgcaatatgtttaggacttttttgacaatttttcccaaaaactgATTATCAGATTAACAACGCACCCACAATTTTCTTGCGTTTTCCCCAAAATTACAGTGCCATTCATTGTTGTGAAGTTCACCGTGGAAGCCCCATGTGTGATGACGTTGCTAATAAGCAAATGGAGGAGAAGGCACTTAGCAATGGATCAAAatgttgaagattttttgcAGTCAAACAATAACTTCTTGCCAATACGGTACTTTTACTCAGACATCAAGAAAATCACGGGCAGTCTCAAAGACAAGCTAGGCAAGGGAGGGTACGGTTCCATTTTCAAAGGAAAACTCCGGAGCAGCCGCGAGGTGGCTGTGAAGATTTTGAAGAAGGGGAAAGTGAACGGGCAGGACTTCATCGGTGAAGTGGCTACCATCGGAAGAATTTACCGTGTTAATGGGGTTGGACTCATTGGTTTTTGCTTTGAGGGCTCGAAACAAGCTCTTGTTTACGATTTCATGCGCAATGGGTCTTTGGAAAAGCACATTTTTTCACGAGGAGGACAAGGGACTTCTATTGATTGCAACGAAGTGTACAAAATTGCTTTTGGAGTGGCCGGAGGAATTGAGTATCTTCATCGAGGATGCGACATTCAAATTTCACACTTTGATATCAAGCATCGGAACATTCTTCTCGAGAAGGATtttaacccaaaaatttctgacTTTGGGCTTGCCAAATTGTATCCCACGGACTACAACACCATATCCATGACTATTGCAAGAGGAAAGTTAGGATGCATGGCTCCGGAGCTAGTCTATAGGAACCTCGGGGGTGTCTCTTACAAAGCCGATGTCTACAGTTTCGGTATATTGCTGATGGACATGGCTAGTGGAAGCAAGAATATGGATGCATATGTAGAGCATTCAAGCCAGACGTGCTTTCCTATATGGGTTCATGACCAACTCTGCGAAGGATTGAAcgttcccataaaaaatgtcAGCAAGGAGGATGGGAGTAttacaaagaaaataatgattgtTGCTCTTTGGTGCATTCAATTGCATCCGGGCAACCGCCCTTCGATGCGCAAAGCCTTGGAAATGTTGGAAGGAGAAGTAGATGACCTACGAATACCTCTGAAGCCACTCTTTTGTCCAGCAGAATTGTCAACAAGGATGATGGAACTTGGACTAACAATGGCGAAGCGACTGGATGCACTTCATCAACTAGTGCATTAACTGACGATGATTCTCCTCTTGAGTCAACTACGAGTGGTAATAGACATATATCAAAACCCTTTGATCCTGTGATTGTGGCAAAAAGAAATGTATCATATTGATGATGTTTTAAGTGTACCTCCCTTTTCATTACCACGGATTGCATATGTTTATAACTCAGATTATCATCGGCATATTGAAGAAGTCATTAATCACACTTTGGACTTTCGGAGCGAGTTTGGGTTTTGTAGTCTTTGCTTCAAAACTAATCAGCACACAACCCACGCTTCGCGTAGCTTCATGGCACTCCAATCGCCATATTCGCA
Protein-coding sequences here:
- the LOC125315860 gene encoding rust resistance kinase Lr10-like, whose translation is MDQNVEDFLQSNNNFLPIRYFYSDIKKITGSLKDKLGKGGYGSIFKGKLRSSREVAVKILKKGKVNGQDFIGEVATIGRIYRVNGVGLIGFCFEGSKQALVYDFMRNGSLEKHIFSRGGQGTSIDCNEVYKIAFGVAGGIEYLHRGCDIQISHFDIKHRNILLEKDFNPKISDFGLAKLYPTDYNTISMTIARGKLGCMAPELVYRNLGGVSYKADVYSFGILLMDMASGSKNMDAYVEHSSQTCFPIWVHDQLCEGLNVPIKNVSKEDGSITKKIMIVALWCIQLHPGNRPSMRKALEMLEGEVDDLRIPLKPLFCPAELSTRMMELGLTMAKRLDALHQLVH